From the genome of Glycine max cultivar Williams 82 chromosome 2, Glycine_max_v4.0, whole genome shotgun sequence, one region includes:
- the LOC100798270 gene encoding uncharacterized protein: MESGRVWNAKDIGIPSRACKWMTNGFMAINAKTGAGKAFLRSIYELYASWGVDFVKLDCVFGEDLDLDEITFVSEFFNGLERPIVFSLSPGVSATPLMANSVSSLVNTYRVTGDDWDEWSAILAHFNVARDFAASNLIGGKGLKGKSWPDLDMLPFGWLTDPAAHEGPHSATRLTQDEQRTQMTLWCMAKSPIMYGGDLRNIDAWTLGLITNPTLLDINTFSSNNQEFLDITTLNDVKTEGHNVTKVPFTYSLAITECTDPKVSGWSSEKYNQDLERICYKSSTQDQEEPFCVHKRELPIASPKQSSIQSEQIWKLKSNGTLVNGYSGKCATVGRVLDVGDLNPIRSWVATHTERGKIYVAFFNLNKETTTISANIADLPAVSRLGTRRKLKICAGTEIWSRSIVRTKTTFSAQVPGHGSALFVLSCL, translated from the exons ATGGAATCTGGTCGAGTGTGGAACGCAAAAGACATAGGAATCCCATCAAGGGCTTGTAAATGGATGACTAATGGTTTCATGGCTATAAATGCAAAAACAGGAGCTGGAAAAGcctttttaagatcaatttatgAGCTGTATGCTTCATGGGGAGTTGATTTTG TAAAACTTGACTGTGTGTTTGGTGAGGACTTGGATTTGGATGAAATAACATTTGTATCAGAG TTTTTCAATGGCCTTGAGCGCCCCATTGTTTTTTCTCTGTCTCCTGGAGTCAGTGCAACACCACTAATGGCTAACTCGGTTAGTAGTCTAGTTAACACATACCGTGTAACAGGAGACGACTGGGATGAATGGTCAGCAATCTTAGCTCATTTTAATGTAGCAAG AGACTTTGCTGCATCTAATTTGATAGGAGGAAAAGGTTTAAAGGGAAAATCATGGCCTGATTTGGACATGCTACCATTTGGATGGCTAACTGATCCAG CTGCTCATGAAGGTCCACACAGCGCTACTAGGCTAACTCAAGATGAGCAAAGAACTCAG ATGACTTTGTGGTGTATGGCAAAGTCTCCCATTATGTATGGAGGGGATCTACGGAACATTGATGCTTGGACCCTTGGTCTTATCACAAATCCTACCCTTTTGGATATAAACACTTTCAGCTCAAATAATCAGGAG tttCTTGATATCACAACATTAAATGATGTCAAGACTGAAGGACACAATGTCACAAAAGTACCATTTACTTACTCCCTAGCAATCACAGAATGCACTGATCCAAAAGTAAGTGGTTGGTCTAGTGAAAAGTATAACCAAGATCTTGAAAGAATCTGTTATAAGAGCTCAACACAAGATCAGGAGGAACCTTTCTGCGTGCACAAAAGAGAACTCCCAATAGCATCACC AAAGCAATCATCTATCCAATCTGAACAAATATGGAAGTTGAAATCAAATGGGACTTTGGTTAATGGTTATTCTGGCAAGTGTGCAACAGTGGGACGTGTCCTAG ATGTAGGCGATCTTAATCCGATTCGATCTTGGGTTGCAACGCATACAGAAAGAG GGAAGATCTATGTTGCTTTTTTCAATCTAAATAAAGAGACAACAACAATATCTGCAAATATAGCAGACTTGCCAGCAGTTTCGCGTTTGGGTACAAGAAGAAAGTTGAAAATTTGCGCAGGAACCGAAATTTGGAGTAGAAGTATCGTAAGAACAAAAACTACATTCTCGGCACAAGTACCAGGTCATGGAAGCGCGTTATTTGTCCTCAGCTGCCTTTGA